DNA from Nitrospinota bacterium:
ATGAAAGCGCCTGACGGTTCGCCGTTGCTGGAAGCGTTTTTCCGTGATCCGGCATTGAAGGACACCGCCATATTCGCCACCAGCTATGAATCGGACAACGAGACCAAAAGACGCGCAATGGCGCTGCGCGCGAAAGATATTGTGCAAAAGCCGTTCAACGAGGCCGAACTGGTTTCGATAATACGCAGGATCATGGCGTAGCAGGGGCGAACCCGCGTGTCCGCCATTATAATTTGAGGCAGACACGAAGGTCTGCCCCTGCAATGCGCGGCGCCTCCGCTACGGAAGCGCTATCGTGAACCGGGAGCCTTTGCCCAATTCGCTTTCCACGGTTATCCGGCCGCCGTGGGCCTCCACCGCCATTTTGCAGAAAGTAAGACCAAGCCCGGTCGAGTATTTAACGTGCCTGTTGCCCGCCTGGTAAAACTTGTCGAATATCCTTTTGGCGTCATCTTCGCTTATTCCGGTCCCTGTGTCCGCCACCGTTATGACGGCTCCGGAATCCCGGGCCTGCGTCTTCAACGTGATTTTACCGCCGCGGGACGTGTGGTTGTTTGCGTTGGACAAAAGATTCCAGATAACGCGCCCGATCAGCCCCTTGTCCGCCTGTATCTTCAATGAAGGGCTGTCCGTCTCGAAGGCCACGTTCTTGCCGTCTCCTTCGGCCATGGCCCTGATCCTCTCCAGCCCGGTGCGCCCCAGTTCAACGATGTCCATATCCTCCGGGGAGATGGAGAACTTGCCTTCCTCCATCTTGTTCACGTCCAGGATGTCCATCACCATCCTCAAAAGTTCCTCGGCGGACGAGTTGGCGGAATCCAGCACCTCTTTCTGGAAATCGTCCTTCACCTCGTCGAGCAGCATCCCGATGTTGGAGATTATCACCCCCACGGGGCCCTTGAGGTCGTGGACGAGCATCTGGATCATGTTCTCCTTGAAAAGCTGCAGTTCGCTCAACCGGGCGTGCATTTCCTTGAACTTGTCGCGGTCGCGCCTTATCTCGGCGGAAAGCATGGCGGTGACTATCACGCCGGCGAAAACGGAGAGGGCGGACTCGTCGTCCGGCGAAAAGCCGCTAAGGTCGTTCTTGTCCGTGACGTTAATCACCCCTTTCACCTCCCCCTGGAACCTGATGGGGAAGGCGATAAGGCTTCCGCTTTTATATACGCCGCCGCCGCGCGTGGGAAGCGTGCCTCCGGAACCGGTATTCTCTATGATAATGGTCTCATTGTTCCGGGCGGAGATGGACGCGATGGCGTTGTCCGCGATGGACTGGGTGACGCCGATTATGGCCGGATTGGTGGAGGCGCGCACGGCGAGCATGCCGCTGTCGTCCAGGAGCATGATGGAGCCTTTCTCCGCCTCCATGCCTGTCAGGATCATCCGCAAGGCCCCGTTGAGCATTTCCTCCAGGTTCCCCCGGGAGGATGACGATTCCTTCATGGCCCGCGTCATCGTCTCCAGGAACGCCAGCCTTTTTGCGATCTGGCCTGGTGGAACATTTCCTGAGGAGCGTGAAGAGCCGGCCTCCTCGATGGTCTTCATGATGGATGAAATAAGGGGCCGGACGGCGCTTTCCCAAAGATCGGGATTTTTGGGAAGTATGTGTATCCGCCCGCGGAACCCCTCCAGGGAGGCGGCGCATCCGTGGGGATCGTCCGTGAAGATGATATGGACCACGTCATCCCCCAAAGACCGCGGAGCGTTGAATTTGGCCGCGGGGCCGCTCTTTCCGGCGTCTATTTCAAGGAAGGTCAGGTCGAACCTCAAGTCAACCGCTCCGTGCGGCGCGCCGGGGAGCGTTTCCGGACAAAGCCATGAAGTGGTATTTATGTAAGAGAGGACCCGTCCGCGCAATTGCTCGTCCGTGATCGACAGGAGCGCGCAAAACTTTCTTGGAACTTGGCTCATCGGCCAGCTTCTCATTTATAATGAGTATGTTCGTTAGCGGCTATTCTAATGTCAAAAAATGAAACCCTCAACGTTATTCTGATCCGGCACGGACAGACACAGGCAAACGCCTGCGGTGTGGCCCAGGGGCAGACCGATTCGGCGCTCACACAAGAGGGCGTCGCGGAGACTTTGCGCAAGGCCGCAATACTAAACGGTCATGTTTTTCATGCCGTGTATTGCAGCGACCTGCCCCGCGCCATGGCGACAATGCGGATTGTCCGCAACGCAATTCCCGGCCTGCCGGAGCCTGCGTTCACGCCCCAATTGCGCGAGATTGATTTCGGCGATTATTCAGGCATGGACAAGGAACGCATAATGCCGGTAATCATGCGCCACAAGGCCGACAAGTCGCTGCGTTACCCGAACGGCGAATGCGGAAACGACCTGATCGCCAGGACGGACGGATTTTTCAGGACGCTCATGTCGCGGCATATGGGGGAATCGGTTTTAGTGATCACACATTACGGGATCATGGAGACCGCCGCGCGGCTTTTCACGGGATTTCCGGCGGACAAGGCCGTCGTCATCGGCGGAGACGATGTGTGGGAAATGGAATTTGACGCAAACGGCATGGCGAAGTTGAGAGTGGTTTAGGCGAAAGGCCGAGTGCTTCCCCGTGGCCGCCTCGGGCTGTTGCCCAAATGCTCATCGGGGTGTTCTTCACCCCGATGTCCCAAAGTCAAGAGTTTAGCACTCTTATAAACATAGAGTCCGGGGTGAAGAACACCCCGGACAGCGTTCGTTTCGCGGTTGTCGTCCCTGAAGGTGGCTTCGGCAATCAAAGATAGGGACTGTGGGCACGCTGGTTCATAGAGATATTTAGTTGTCCCCTCCGTGCCTCCGTGCCTCTGTGGTTGGTAAATCTTCCACCAATCCTTCTTTCTGCATATATTCATAAAACGCGTCGCCGAGCAGCCGGTTGCCAAGCGGCGATGTGTGGCCGATGAAATAGGCCTCCACGTCCTTTTTCGTTTTCGCGTTTCGCGCCATTCCCGCAACGCCGTCGAACACCCGGTAGTTCTTTTTCCGGCAATGCTCGATTATCCGGCGGACCGTGTGAAGGTTCTTCCCGGTCTCCACATAAAACTCCGCCTCCCCCTTGATCGGCAGCACTGCGATCACAGGCTCGGTTCCCATCGCCCGGGCGTCGGCCACGAACGCGTCTATTATTGCCATCAGCACATCGGCCTCCTTCGATTCCCAAATGTCGGCAAGGTAGGCTGGGCGGGCCAGCATGTCGTCAACCTGTTTTTTGTCCAGCAGGTATCGCGCCTCCATCCAGAAACGTTTGTTCAGGAAAATCTTCAGGTACGGAAACCCGAAGGTGGGATAATCGTTCTGGTTATACCAGTAATCGTATTTCCCGATTTTTTCCAGGAACGCAGGGTCCGAAAGTTTTCTGATTTCCGGCGCGCTTTGCACTGGATTCGGTATCAATTTCAGCTTATCCCCCTCCAATATGAATCGGGGCTTTGTCATGGGGCCGCCGGTCTGGGGGTAATAAAATTTCCGGTAAACGTTGGCCACGCGGCAAATGTTCTCCGGCACTATGCATAGCGCGGCCACCTTCGTTTTCACCTCCGGCCATTTGCGCTTGAAATAAAGGTATGCCTGGTCCGTGCCGTATCCGCCGACGCCGAAGTTATAGACGTTCTTTTTCAAATGGGTGGAAAGGTATGTTTCCCACGTCTCGTCGTTTTCCACCTGGTCGCAATGGGTGAACGAATCGCCGAAAGTGGCCATAAAGTCCGAATCGTATATGACTGGCCGGGGGCGCTCTCCATGCGGGGTCTGGTAAAGGTTATGCCATCCAAGCTCTTTGTCGTATGCTTTGGCCAGCCGGCCGGCGATTTCCGGGGTTATCAGGAACTCCGAGAAATCGTAGAACGTGAACCGCTTTTTCGTATAGTGGAAAAAGAGCGCCGCCGCCCCTTCGGCCACCGCCAGCATGATGAACATCATCATCATCCCGAAAACGGCGTTTCTGAATCCGGCGCTCGTCCGCCACGCATGGCTTCGTGCCGCTCCGGCCAGCCCGCCCCATGCCGCAAGCGCCGCCAGCGATGCGCCAAGCATCCATTTTGCCCAGGCGTCCGGGATGCGCCGCCAGAACTCCCAAGGCTTGATCCGTGGGACAATTTTTACGCTGTCTATGGCGATCCACGATCCGCTTTTTGAACGGATAATCACAGGTTCGCCAGTTTTTTCCATTTGGTGCGCGGGTATGGAAGCCGTGAAAGAGGATCGCATCCCCTGGTTTTCCCATTGGGAATTCAGGAGCCCCGCCCCTTTTTGGACCATGATGGAAGCGGCAGTCTCGCCCCCCGCTATGATTTCAAGCATGGGAGGGGCGGTGTTATGGCTGTCAAACAGGTTGATGACAACCGTCGCCCCCCGGCGGAAGGGGGGATAAATCCTGATCTCCTTTTGTTCACCGCCACCCCATGTGTCGGCCGGCCCGGGAAGCTGAATGGGGACATATGGCTCCTTGCCGGTGACGGAAACGTATTTCCGCCCCTTCCAGAAATCCACACCCTCCATCACAGGATCGGCGTAATACGAAATCCCGTCAGCGGGAGGGGACAAAAGGCTGGCCGATGCGGCAACGGCCACGGCCGCCAGAAGCGCCGCAAGCAGGATTTTAATGGCGGATTTCATCAGGCCAGACGATTATTCATGCGCTTCCCCGTGGTCGCTGACCACGGTCATTTCCCGCATGAAATGCCGGGGTCTGGCGACCCCGGCCAAGCATAAATAGATTCATCCAGGCAGAGCAAAGCCGAACCTTCTATTTCTTCTTGTGCGGCCTGCCCCCCATGCCGCCCATCATCCCGCCCATGTCCATTTTCTGGTATCCGGCGGGCGGATCGAAAAGGCTGTCGGCGGGGTCGCCAAGCTTGATGTTCTTGAAAGTGGTGGTGGCCTTCTTCTGTTCGTCCTGGTATTTGATCGGAAAATTGTCCAGGTCGGTGGCCTCCCAAATATAGGCGGCGCCTTCCTTCTTCCCGTTGCGGTAATAAGTTTCAAAATACTTGTTGGTGGGGTGGCCGTCCACTTTTTCGGTCCCCTCCAGCTTTTTCTCCACCTTCACATTTGCGTCGCCGCGGGTGGTCACCGGGTTCTGATGATCCATCTGCACAGGCATTTCCATGTACGACTTGTTCGCCGTGTCCACCATCCACATCACTTTCCTGTCGAACCGCATTATCATGATGGACGAAGCGCCGTGCTCCGATGATTCCATCCTCTGCTTGTCGGCCTTGATATAGAATTTCATCGTGGAAGTGTGCTTTTCGGCCTCCACCACCATGTCCGCCGAAAAATTCTTCATCGCGGCGGCCTCTGATTTCTGTGTTCCAGCCGCAAGGACCAGCGAAAGCGCGGCGACAAACGTGACGATTCCCTTTTTCATTAACGCATCACCTCCGGTGTTGTTTTCACGCGATTATATGACGAAGGGGCTCGGCGGGGAAGGGATTTTGCATTTGATGGACACTGACTTTGGCTGTGCGGTCATCCCGGAAGCCGTCCCCGGCTATCCAGGATCACGGCCTTGTTCCAGATTGTCACTTAAATATTGCGAAACATTTACCACAAAGCGCTGGGCCTTGGCGCATGCTTCCGAGGCTTTATCCGCCGATATTTCCTCGGTCGCTTTGTAATCGGCGTTTTGGCGCATCTCGAAAATCAGGTGAATGTCCTTGGACATCTCCTTTGGAAAAATACCTTTCATCACAAATTCAGTGTCGAACAGGCTGATGACACCGGAATGTTTTGACGGAGCTTTGGAAACGTATTGAAGCAGGGCCAATGCCGAGTAAAACATCGCATAATACGCCCGATTGACCACGCTTTGTGAACTGCGGCGCTGGTCTAAAAGGAATGTTGCGTCGTTGATCGCATCGCTGGCCTGCTTAAGCCGGAGTTGAACCAGGGTGTTTCTGTGGGAGTTCAAACAAAAACACCTTCAAGCCTGATGGCTTCCGCCAGAAGCGATTCGCTTTCCAGCCCCGATTCCCACTCGTCGGTGGAGAACACCACCGGCGTCACCACAACGCCAGATTCAAAACCGGCCTCCCATGCGCAATCGCTGATGTAACCGCGGATATCATCATTAAGACCGTCAACCACCACAAGAACGTCCATATCCGATAGGGGATCCGCGTCCCCCCTGGCGCGGGAGCCGAAAACGGCGATCTTTCTTACGGCAACCTTTTTTTGAAGCAAGGTTTTGAAAGTGTTCAATATTCCGCTGTCGGACGCAATCATCATAAGGCTCCCAATTATGGGGATATCCCAAACTCAGTATATATCAAAACCGCGGATTATCTCACTCCTCGTATTCCGCCAGATACGGTAAATTGCGGTAACGGTCGCCCGCGTCCATCCCGTAACCGATAACGAAAACGTCATCTATGGTGAACGCGGAATAGTCGGGCGTTATGTCAATTTTCCGCCGTGAAGGTTTGTCCAGCAGGACGCACGTCAATACCCTGGCGGGATTTTTCGCCTCCAGAAGTTTCTTCACTTCCGACAATGTTAGCCCCGTGTCCACCACGTCGTCCACCAGCACCACAGTCTTTCCCTCGATGGACAGCCGGGTATCCTGTATTATTTCAACAATTCCCGACGACTCCGTCCCATGCTTATAGCTGGACGCGGCGATAAAATCCACCTCCGGATGCACCCCATAGGCATAAAGCCTGCGCATCAAGTCCGACAAAAAAACGACGCTGCCATTTAGCAGACCAACCAAAAGTGTAGGTGAATTCTGGAGGTCGGAGGCCAGCTTTTTGGCCAAGCTGTCCACTTTTGTGGCTATTTGCTCCTCGGAAATCAATATCTTATGAGGTGTGTTGTTCATTTTGGCGCTGATGTCAAAGTTTTGGTATCAATATTGTACTATGATTTTGACGCATGTCGTCATTAATGATAAATGACAGGAGACCAGGATGGTGATTGAAGTGGCGGAGGCCCCGGCCGTGCAGACGGTCAAGAGCCCCGATTTCTCCCGGTTCGTGGGGGACAGCGAGGCGATGCGGTCGGTTTTCCATACTATCACGCGTCTATTGGACAACGACTCCACGGTGTTGATCCTCGGCGAGAGCGGGTCTGGCAAAGAGCTTGTGGCCAAGGCCATTCACAACAATTCCAGCAGGAGCGAAGCTCCCCTTATCATCGTCAACTGCGGCGCCATACCCGCCGAACTGCTGGAAAGCGAGCTTTTCGGCCATGAGAAAGGCTCTTTCACCGGCGCTATACGCACCAGGATCGGCAAGTTTGAGATGGCCCACGGCGGCACCATATTCCTGGACGAAATAGGGGACATGAGCCCGTCTTTGCAGGTGAAACTGCTTCGCATCCTGCAGGAGCGCGAGTTTGAGAGGGTTGGCGGGGCAAAGACCATCGCCGTGGATGTGCGGGTGATCGCCGCCACCAACAGGAACCTTGAAAAGGCCATAGCCGATGGGGTCTTCCGGGAAGACCTTTATTACCGGCTCAACGTGATACCGCTGGAACTGCCGCCGTTGCGCGACAGGGGGAACGACATATCCCTGCTTGCGGGGCATTTTATAAAGACATTCAACAGGACTAAGGGACGCAACGTCCTGGGAATAACGCCGGAGGCGCTCAGAGCGCTCAAATCCTACACGTGGCCGGGGAACGTGCGGGAGCTTGAACATGTGGTCGAGCGCATGGTGGTTCTTAAGGGGGACGGGCACATCTGCAAGGAAGACCTCCCCCTGAAAATCCGTGATGTAGAGCCGAAAGACGATTTCCAACTGCTCCGCGACATGCTTTTGGTGGGCGAGCCGGAGGAACTGGTGGACGAGGGGCTGATTTCGGGGAATCAGACCTCTGCGAAACGTCCGGCTTTGATAGGCATCGCGGCCGAAGAGAGCGCCTCCGGCAAAATATTGGAGATCGGGCATGCGCCCGTGAACGGAAACGGACACGGCAATGGCAACGGGTTGTCCCACGGCCATGTGGCGCAACTTGCCGCCGTGCAGCCTGTCAGCGACGACGCCAACGTGGTGATGGCGGCGGGATATGACAGCGCGGAGACAAACTCAGCCTCCCCGTACGCGCCGATTCTGCCCGAAGAGGGGATAAACCTCAAGGAAGCGGTGGACAAATACGAGACCGCCCTGATTGTGGCGGCGCTGGAGCGGTGCAACTGGGTAAAGAACAAGGCGGCCGTAATGCTCGGGCTCAACCGCACGACGCTTGTGGAGAAGCTCAAGAAGAAGGGGATGCTTTACGGAATCCCGGAGGAAGCGGCCTGATTAAAGTTAAAGATATTCTATTGGCCGAGGAGCTTCACGCTTCCCGGCCTTTTTTTATAGCCGGCCTTGGCAATCACCAATGGTCTATAATAAGCCATGAACGTGGGAATTTTACATGGTTGACTCATCAACTATAGACGGCGTAAAGCGCTTTCTTAAGAATGTGGACGCCAATGGCATCAAGGTAAGCTTCGGAGTCATGTTCGGTTCGCGGGCAAGGGGCGATAACGATGATCAAAGCGATATCGACCTGATTGTGGTGTCACCGGACTTCGACGGGATCAAGAAAAGGCCCGACGTGGCCAAGCTATGGGGATGCGCCGCCGAGACGGACGCCAGGATAGAACCCATACCGTGCGGTGAAATACAGTGGCGCGAGGATGACGGCTCTCCGATCATCGAAGTGGCGCGGCTGGAAGGGCAGATCGTTTACCCCGGATAAGGGAACCACAAAGATGTCACTGCAAGGTCGGGTATGAGTCTCTACGGTTTTGCCGCGGTGGGCGCCGGGGCGGCGTTGGGGGCGTGGTTGCGCTGGTGGTTTGGAATGCTCCTTAATCCGGTGTTCCCGACGATCCCGCTCGGCACACTGGCGGCCAATCTTATCGGCGGACTTCTGATAGGCTCTTCAATGGAGCTGTTCGCCCGCCACACATACCTTCCTCCGGAGGCCCGGCTTTTCATCATCACCGGCTTTCTTGGGGGGTTGACGACTTTTTCCACTTTCTCCGGGGAGATAACCGCGCTTTTGCAGAGGCAGGAATACACATGGTTCGGCGCGGCCATATTTCTCCATGTGGCGGGCTCGCTTGCCATGACGATACTGGGCATATTCGCGGTCAGGTTCATTTTGCTAAAGGGCACGGTATGAAAGGGACATGTCTGAAATTCTACGTTCACGAGAACAGGCGTCACAAAGGGATATTGCTGTATGAATGGCTGCTGGAGACGGCAAAGGGAATGGGAGTCCACGGAGGGTCGGCGTTCCGCGCGATAGCCGGATTTGGAAGGCACGGCGTGATGCGAGAGGACCATTTTTTAGAGCTGGCCGGAAACCTGCCGGTGGAAGTGGTCTTCGCGGTCAGCGATGAAGAGGCGAAGGCGATCCTGGAAAAAGCGAAGGGGGAGGGGATAGCGCTTTTTTATATGATGGCCCCGGTGGAGTTCGGAACTGTCAACGGAGGCGCGTGACGGGGGAAAATATTGTCACCACAGAGACACAGATTCACAGAGGAACACAGTTCTTGCCTTTGTGTCTGCGTGCCTCTGTAGTTATATATATCTTAAGGAATCCGGTGTGAATAACACGCCGGACAACATTACACCTGCGGTGTGCCGTGTCCTTCTTCCAGGATGGGGTAAACAAGGCGGCAACCCCGGCAGAACAGGTTGAGCAGGTTTATTTCCTCCTCCTCCAGCTCGGGCTGACAGTCCCATTTGGAGGCGCATTTTTTATTGGTGACCACCCGGACCACCGGATGGCTCGAAAGCCTGTAATAAGTCTCCATCGCCACGTGGTTGCGGATCTGCTCCTCCCCGGAGCCCATATACTCGGAATGCTCTTCTCCCGGATTGGCCGCGGTCAACTGGCGTATCCTGATTTCCTTCACCCTGCTCCGGAGGAAGAATGAGAGCCGGTCATGGGCCTCCGTGTCCGTCCATTCCGGAAGCGCGTCAAGCGTGAAACGGGCCAGCGCGTCATTTTCAATGGCGTCCAGTTCCTTTTCTATCCTTGCCGTGAAGCCGTCTATCATCCTTTCGGAGCCTTCATACGTGCGCCTGCGCTCGTTAATGTGGTACTTCAGGTGCAACAGGGCGATAAGCTCGTCCAATGATATGATCAGTTCCTCCAGCGCCCATTGCCAGTCGTGATGGCTGGCGCTCTCCTTGAGCATCGCTTCGAGCGATTCAGTCAGCGATTTCTTGATCGTCGCCCCGGGGAGCCGGGTTGATTTGAGCGTGGCCACTGAAAGAGGCGACAGGGCGCCTGCGCTCTCGGTGAATTTCTCGATCCCTTCGGGCAGGTAATAGTCCGGCATATGGTCAAAATGGGAGACGAAGGCCAGGGCCGTGTTCACCTTGTCCAGAAGGACGCTTATGACGTCGAAAGTCTTTTCGTCCACGGCAATCCCCTTGCCGGGGGCCGAGCCGATCATTTTTTCCATGCTGGCGAATTCTCCGGCCAGGTCAAGCCTCTTGACCGAAGCCTTTCCCACATGCTTGTCATACAGCCGGTTGAAATTCGAGAATGACATTCGGATGCGCGCCAGCCCCAGCCGGGCGAAATCCCAAAGCATCCTTGGCAAAGTGGCCCGTGAAGTTTCAAAAGCGCTCAAAAGTGTTTTTGACGGGATGGTCATGGCAAGGCACCGCTGGGCCGCCACCACGTCCACCTTGCGCACGCTGCTGGGGGAAGAGAACGCCGTCACCTCGCCTAGTATGGCCGGAGCGTTGATTGTTTCGATGAAAGTGGAGAACTTTTTGCCGCGTATTTCGGCGAGCGCCACGATCTTGCACGATCCGGCGAGGAGCGCCACTATGGCCTTCATGTCCCCCCCGCCGGACACAAGAAGCGTTTCCCCGGCCTTATGCACCTTTGGATCGTGAACGGCCAGGCTTTCCACCTCCCGCCGGTTGAGCATGTGGAATTCCGGCATCCTGGCAAGTATGCTTATCCCTTGATGAGTGATGGCGAACTTGTTGGACATTCTTTCGCTGGATCCGTTGGTCACATGATTGGATGTCATGAAATATTACTAAAAACAAAAGCGTTCGGATTTAAATAACAACATGTTTCTCCGCAGATAATATCCTTAAACCTGCTCTAATGCAACCGCCAACGCGCAGGTTCAAGTCAGTCGTTCTGGCTGCCGGAGGCGTAAGCGAAGCGTATTTTTGCCCTCAACGCCGCAAAATCCTTCATCGCGTCCACAAATGCCTCGAAATCCTCGGCCGGGAGTTCGTTCAATACCCTGTGGAACTCTGCTTCGCCCGATCCGTTCCATATGTCCCAGGCGACGCGAAGCAGTATTTCGCCAGTGTCGTCGTAATCTACGTTGTCCGGCGTCATCTCCTGGTTGATATCGCATGATTCGTCCAGGACCTCGCACAGAATCCTGGGATGGTTGCGCAGAAGCGTCCTTATGGCGGCGCCGCGCATGGTGGAGTTGATCTTGGAAAGTTCGCTCATGGTACTGCGCTCCGGATAATCAGTTAAGCCCGCACATCCCGCTGCGGCATCCGGGAATGTTTGGAGTGGAGCATCCTCCGGCCATCTCGCAGCGCGGCATGGCCGGCTGGGCGGAGCCGATGGAGGGAGAGAACACCGAAAGGTCCTTTTCGATGCGGGCGCTTCCGCACGAAGGGCACTTTATCCCTTTGCGGCTTTCGGCGGACATCACCAGCGCCTCGAACGATTTTCCACAGTTCGAACAGGTGTATTCGTATATCGGCATAAGGTGGATAACTCCCTTGTGAATTGACCAAAAACGCCGTATCAGCGCGGGCGGGCAAGAAACCCGCCCCCGCGAGACCGGCTAAAAACGTTGCCTTTTCAATAATAAATGATATCATAGCCCACTTTGAC
Protein-coding regions in this window:
- a CDS encoding GAF domain-containing sensor histidine kinase; translation: MSQVPRKFCALLSITDEQLRGRVLSYINTTSWLCPETLPGAPHGAVDLRFDLTFLEIDAGKSGPAAKFNAPRSLGDDVVHIIFTDDPHGCAASLEGFRGRIHILPKNPDLWESAVRPLISSIMKTIEEAGSSRSSGNVPPGQIAKRLAFLETMTRAMKESSSSRGNLEEMLNGALRMILTGMEAEKGSIMLLDDSGMLAVRASTNPAIIGVTQSIADNAIASISARNNETIIIENTGSGGTLPTRGGGVYKSGSLIAFPIRFQGEVKGVINVTDKNDLSGFSPDDESALSVFAGVIVTAMLSAEIRRDRDKFKEMHARLSELQLFKENMIQMLVHDLKGPVGVIISNIGMLLDEVKDDFQKEVLDSANSSAEELLRMVMDILDVNKMEEGKFSISPEDMDIVELGRTGLERIRAMAEGDGKNVAFETDSPSLKIQADKGLIGRVIWNLLSNANNHTSRGGKITLKTQARDSGAVITVADTGTGISEDDAKRIFDKFYQAGNRHVKYSTGLGLTFCKMAVEAHGGRITVESELGKGSRFTIALP
- a CDS encoding histidine phosphatase family protein codes for the protein MSKNETLNVILIRHGQTQANACGVAQGQTDSALTQEGVAETLRKAAILNGHVFHAVYCSDLPRAMATMRIVRNAIPGLPEPAFTPQLREIDFGDYSGMDKERIMPVIMRHKADKSLRYPNGECGNDLIARTDGFFRTLMSRHMGESVLVITHYGIMETAARLFTGFPADKAVVIGGDDVWEMEFDANGMAKLRVV
- a CDS encoding DUF4412 domain-containing protein, giving the protein MKKGIVTFVAALSLVLAAGTQKSEAAAMKNFSADMVVEAEKHTSTMKFYIKADKQRMESSEHGASSIMIMRFDRKVMWMVDTANKSYMEMPVQMDHQNPVTTRGDANVKVEKKLEGTEKVDGHPTNKYFETYYRNGKKEGAAYIWEATDLDNFPIKYQDEQKKATTTFKNIKLGDPADSLFDPPAGYQKMDMGGMMGGMGGRPHKKK
- a CDS encoding HEPN domain-containing protein, producing the protein MNSHRNTLVQLRLKQASDAINDATFLLDQRRSSQSVVNRAYYAMFYSALALLQYVSKAPSKHSGVISLFDTEFVMKGIFPKEMSKDIHLIFEMRQNADYKATEEISADKASEACAKAQRFVVNVSQYLSDNLEQGRDPG
- a CDS encoding nucleotidyltransferase domain-containing protein; translation: MMIASDSGILNTFKTLLQKKVAVRKIAVFGSRARGDADPLSDMDVLVVVDGLNDDIRGYISDCAWEAGFESGVVVTPVVFSTDEWESGLESESLLAEAIRLEGVFV
- the hpt gene encoding hypoxanthine phosphoribosyltransferase, whose protein sequence is MNNTPHKILISEEQIATKVDSLAKKLASDLQNSPTLLVGLLNGSVVFLSDLMRRLYAYGVHPEVDFIAASSYKHGTESSGIVEIIQDTRLSIEGKTVVLVDDVVDTGLTLSEVKKLLEAKNPARVLTCVLLDKPSRRKIDITPDYSAFTIDDVFVIGYGMDAGDRYRNLPYLAEYEE
- a CDS encoding nucleotidyltransferase domain-containing protein, with amino-acid sequence MVDSSTIDGVKRFLKNVDANGIKVSFGVMFGSRARGDNDDQSDIDLIVVSPDFDGIKKRPDVAKLWGCAAETDARIEPIPCGEIQWREDDGSPIIEVARLEGQIVYPG
- the crcB gene encoding fluoride efflux transporter CrcB, with amino-acid sequence MSLYGFAAVGAGAALGAWLRWWFGMLLNPVFPTIPLGTLAANLIGGLLIGSSMELFARHTYLPPEARLFIITGFLGGLTTFSTFSGEITALLQRQEYTWFGAAIFLHVAGSLAMTILGIFAVRFILLKGTV
- a CDS encoding DUF190 domain-containing protein → MKGTCLKFYVHENRRHKGILLYEWLLETAKGMGVHGGSAFRAIAGFGRHGVMREDHFLELAGNLPVEVVFAVSDEEAKAILEKAKGEGIALFYMMAPVEFGTVNGGA
- a CDS encoding zinc ribbon domain-containing protein, which gives rise to MPIYEYTCSNCGKSFEALVMSAESRKGIKCPSCGSARIEKDLSVFSPSIGSAQPAMPRCEMAGGCSTPNIPGCRSGMCGLN